One window from the genome of Dyella sp. A6 encodes:
- a CDS encoding class I SAM-dependent DNA methyltransferase — protein sequence MPKTYDRAYFDKWYRDPEHAVGSSAVLKRKVALAVAQAEYYLGRPIRTVLDVGCGEAVWRAPLRALRPGIEYRGLDASEYVVARYGRSRNVGLARFGQLEHLRFETRFDLIVCSDVLHYLKPAEIRAGLVGIAEMVEGVAFIEVFTSRDGVDGDLEGFHRRAPDWYLQRFVEAGLLPCGSHCYLAPRLDRRIAALELARLPR from the coding sequence ATGCCCAAGACCTACGACCGCGCCTATTTCGACAAGTGGTACCGCGATCCCGAACATGCGGTGGGATCGTCGGCGGTGCTGAAGCGCAAGGTGGCGCTGGCGGTGGCGCAGGCCGAGTACTACCTGGGCCGGCCGATCCGCACGGTGCTGGACGTGGGGTGCGGCGAGGCGGTGTGGCGTGCGCCGCTGCGCGCGCTGCGGCCGGGCATCGAATACCGCGGGCTGGATGCCAGCGAATACGTGGTGGCGCGTTACGGCCGCAGCCGCAATGTGGGACTGGCGCGATTCGGCCAGTTGGAACACCTGCGCTTCGAGACCCGCTTCGACCTGATCGTCTGCAGCGACGTGCTGCATTACCTGAAGCCGGCAGAGATCCGTGCGGGACTGGTCGGCATTGCCGAAATGGTCGAGGGTGTGGCGTTCATCGAGGTGTTCACCAGCCGCGATGGCGTGGATGGCGACCTGGAAGGTTTCCATCGACGTGCGCCGGACTGGTACCTGCAGCGTTTTGTCGAAGCTGGCCTGCTGCCGTGCGGCTCGCACTGCTATCTGGCGCCAAGGCTGGACCGGCGCATCGCGGCGCTGGAGCTGGCGCGGCTGCCGCGTTGA
- the agaR gene encoding transcriptional repressor AgaR, with protein sequence MSQTKTAEPHRRLLVEERRRLIAELVAKQGRATVEELANEFGTSAVTIRADLETLARQGLVARSHGGALPVHTPVSNDTPLSIKETRRHAQKVRIGQAAARLIRDGETIILDSGSTTAEIARQIRQMKLESLTVITNALNVALELSGLPNVRVMMLGGMLRQTSYSLVGPDAEQALGKLSADRLFLGVDGLDPAVGVTTPDPLEASLNALMIRVSRETVAVLDASKLGQRSLSVITPVNQLHQVITDASAPDEMIETLRGAGVEVTLV encoded by the coding sequence ATGAGCCAAACAAAAACTGCCGAGCCCCACCGCCGCCTTCTGGTCGAAGAGCGTCGGCGTCTGATCGCTGAACTCGTAGCAAAGCAAGGACGCGCCACTGTCGAGGAACTGGCAAACGAATTCGGCACATCCGCCGTCACCATCCGCGCCGACCTGGAAACCCTTGCCCGCCAGGGCCTGGTCGCCCGCTCTCACGGCGGTGCGCTGCCCGTGCATACGCCGGTCTCCAACGACACCCCGCTGAGCATCAAGGAAACCCGCCGCCACGCGCAGAAGGTGCGCATCGGCCAGGCTGCGGCCCGGCTTATCCGCGACGGCGAAACCATCATTCTCGACTCCGGCTCCACCACCGCCGAGATCGCCCGGCAGATCCGCCAGATGAAACTGGAATCGCTGACGGTGATTACCAACGCACTGAACGTGGCGCTGGAACTTTCCGGCCTGCCGAACGTGCGGGTGATGATGCTGGGTGGCATGTTGCGCCAGACCTCCTACTCGCTGGTCGGCCCCGATGCCGAGCAGGCGCTGGGCAAGCTGTCGGCCGACCGCCTGTTCCTGGGCGTGGACGGACTGGACCCGGCCGTGGGCGTGACCACGCCCGACCCGCTGGAAGCCTCGCTCAATGCCTTGATGATCCGCGTCTCGCGCGAGACCGTTGCGGTGCTGGACGCCAGCAAGCTGGGCCAGCGCAGCCTCTCGGTGATCACGCCCGTGAACCAGCTGCACCAGGTCATCACCGATGCCAGCGCACCGGACGAGATGATCGAGACACTGCGTGGTGCCGGGGTCGAGGTCACCCTGGTCTAG
- a CDS encoding amidohydrolase family protein, with the protein MTDQKSCLCCAPPTGAGTVRVEGSSKNPLQTAPDAGKAGLRLKDFKPRSMLHVPKTRVERPRFPVIDVHAHLTWSKNVRNGVSVGEEITVFSTPEALLPVMDRKGVRTLVNLTGGVGKGLEESIRLFDQAAPGRFLTLTEPSFAAFPEADYPQRQADAIAHAHKVGARGLKLLKTLGLYLRERIDEGPLVGVDDRRFDPMWEACAAHGMPVFLHVSDPEAFFLPTDGDNERYEELAQHPDWSFYGPEFPSHQELIDARNRMIARHPQTTFVLLHVGNNAENLAAVTDCLQRYPNTLVDISARIGELGRQPRIAQRFFDRFQDRILFGTDAVPSPWGDDVPQQLFGDELYEIYFRFLETEDEYFDYAPSTIPPQGRWSIYGLNLPDAILRKVYHDNAARLLRIQT; encoded by the coding sequence ATGACCGACCAGAAATCCTGCCTCTGCTGTGCCCCGCCCACCGGCGCGGGCACCGTGCGCGTCGAGGGCAGCAGCAAGAATCCGCTGCAGACCGCGCCCGACGCCGGCAAGGCGGGACTGCGGCTTAAGGACTTCAAGCCACGCAGCATGCTGCACGTGCCGAAGACCCGGGTGGAGCGACCGCGCTTCCCGGTGATCGACGTACACGCCCACCTGACCTGGTCTAAGAACGTGCGCAACGGCGTGTCGGTGGGTGAGGAAATCACCGTGTTCAGCACGCCCGAAGCACTGCTTCCAGTGATGGATCGCAAGGGCGTGCGCACCCTGGTCAATCTGACCGGCGGCGTCGGCAAGGGCCTGGAGGAAAGCATCCGGCTGTTCGACCAGGCCGCGCCCGGCCGCTTCCTCACACTGACCGAACCGTCCTTCGCGGCATTCCCCGAAGCGGACTACCCGCAGCGCCAGGCCGACGCGATCGCGCATGCCCACAAGGTCGGCGCCCGCGGACTGAAACTGCTGAAGACGCTGGGCCTGTACCTGCGCGAGCGTATCGACGAAGGCCCGCTGGTGGGCGTCGACGACCGTCGCTTCGACCCAATGTGGGAAGCCTGCGCCGCACACGGCATGCCGGTATTCCTGCACGTGTCCGACCCGGAGGCGTTCTTCCTGCCCACCGACGGCGACAACGAACGTTACGAGGAACTGGCGCAGCACCCGGACTGGTCGTTCTACGGCCCGGAGTTCCCCAGCCACCAGGAGCTGATCGACGCGCGCAACCGCATGATCGCGCGCCATCCGCAGACCACCTTCGTGCTGCTGCACGTGGGCAACAACGCGGAAAACCTGGCCGCGGTCACCGACTGTCTGCAGCGCTACCCCAACACCCTGGTCGACATCAGCGCCCGCATCGGCGAGCTTGGCCGGCAGCCACGCATCGCCCAGCGTTTCTTCGACCGCTTCCAGGACCGGATCCTGTTCGGCACCGACGCGGTGCCGTCGCCGTGGGGCGACGATGTGCCCCAGCAACTGTTCGGCGACGAACTTTATGAGATCTACTTCCGCTTTCTGGAAACCGAAGACGAATATTTCGACTATGCTCCGTCAACGATACCTCCGCAGGGGCGTTGGTCGATCTACGGTCTAAATCTGCCGGACGCCATCTTGCGCAAGGTGTATCACGACAACGCTGCACGACTCCTGCGCATTCAGACATGA
- a CDS encoding fructose-bisphosphate aldolase yields MKESLQAPSKASERFSKWPLSHGKRTRLWRLLYGHGPRNGSLLVLPLDQGLEHGPTDFFPHPPAVDPGYQFALAEAGGFSAIALGIGLAEKYMTEYCGRVPLILKLNGKTNIPSDAEATSPLFASVEDAVRLGADAVGYTIYVGSPRQHDEFRQFEQVRRDCERFGMPLVLWSYPRGGAVNAKGGTNTLYAQDYAARVALELGADIVKLHEPNDSVANVPAPYDTLQEDAAARCARVVRSAGRTMVLFSGGEKNDDDAAVLRKVEFYMQSGASGVMFGRNMWLRPFDQALALTRQVHDIMAKYPR; encoded by the coding sequence ATGAAAGAAAGCTTACAAGCCCCTTCGAAAGCTTCCGAAAGATTTTCGAAATGGCCCCTGTCGCACGGCAAGCGCACCCGCCTTTGGCGCCTGCTGTACGGCCATGGTCCGCGCAACGGCAGCTTGCTTGTACTGCCGCTGGACCAGGGACTGGAACATGGCCCCACCGATTTCTTTCCCCATCCGCCCGCAGTCGATCCCGGCTACCAGTTCGCCCTGGCCGAAGCCGGCGGTTTTTCGGCCATCGCGTTGGGCATCGGCCTGGCCGAGAAATACATGACCGAGTATTGCGGCCGCGTGCCGCTGATCCTCAAGCTCAACGGCAAGACCAACATACCCAGCGACGCCGAGGCCACCTCGCCGCTGTTCGCCTCGGTGGAGGACGCCGTGCGTCTGGGCGCGGACGCCGTGGGCTACACCATCTATGTCGGCTCGCCGCGCCAGCATGACGAATTCCGCCAGTTCGAGCAGGTGCGCCGCGACTGCGAACGCTTCGGCATGCCGCTGGTGCTGTGGTCGTACCCGCGCGGTGGCGCTGTCAATGCCAAGGGCGGCACCAACACGCTGTATGCGCAGGACTACGCCGCGCGCGTGGCACTGGAGCTGGGTGCCGACATCGTCAAGCTGCACGAACCGAACGACAGCGTGGCCAACGTGCCCGCACCGTACGACACGCTGCAGGAAGACGCCGCCGCTCGCTGCGCGCGGGTGGTGCGTTCGGCCGGTCGCACCATGGTGCTGTTTTCCGGCGGCGAGAAGAACGACGACGACGCGGCGGTGCTGCGCAAGGTGGAGTTCTACATGCAGTCCGGCGCCAGCGGCGTGATGTTCGGTCGCAACATGTGGCTGCGCCCGTTCGACCAGGCCTTGGCGCTGACCCGGCAGGTGCACGACATCATGGCGAAGTACCCGCGCTGA
- a CDS encoding tagatose-6-phosphate ketose isomerase, translated as MSIDDKKTKVGPGLTDLLASDEAGQRAAGYADTLREILQQPVTWCDTARLLHDDTPRAVLAQALAATTGPIVLTGSGSSMYIGECLAPVLQEGLGREARAIPAGTLLTHWRGTLPPQPGLLISLARSGDSPESGGVVDRLLAEAPEWRHLMITCNANGHLATAYRDDPRVSVLVLDARTNDRSLVMTSSFSNLLLAGSGLPPHSDTVTVAGRAAAATQTLIDTHADALAALARRDLGMAVYLGSGAALGVAQESALKMLEMTGGRVLTMAETFLGLRHGPMSSVRDNTLVVAFLSPDPLVRAYEHDLLRELSRKQLGMARLIIGEGIPGELVGPDDVAIDLALGGSAVSSMLAQVVSGQLLAFFRCLHLGGTPDAPAQGVLTRVVEGFVLHGARA; from the coding sequence ATGTCAATAGATGATAAGAAAACGAAAGTTGGTCCGGGACTGACCGATCTGCTTGCCAGTGACGAGGCAGGCCAGCGTGCAGCCGGCTACGCCGACACCTTGCGCGAGATCCTGCAGCAACCGGTGACCTGGTGCGACACGGCGCGCCTGCTGCACGACGATACGCCGCGGGCCGTCCTGGCGCAGGCGCTGGCTGCCACCACCGGTCCGATTGTGCTGACCGGGTCCGGCAGTTCGATGTACATCGGCGAATGTCTCGCCCCGGTACTGCAGGAAGGGCTGGGACGCGAGGCGCGCGCGATTCCTGCGGGAACCCTGCTGACCCACTGGCGTGGCACCTTGCCGCCGCAGCCCGGCCTGCTGATTTCGCTGGCACGTTCGGGCGACAGTCCGGAAAGCGGTGGCGTGGTCGACCGTCTGCTGGCCGAGGCGCCGGAGTGGCGGCACCTGATGATTACCTGCAACGCCAACGGCCACCTGGCCACGGCGTACCGCGACGACCCGCGCGTGAGCGTGCTGGTGCTGGACGCGCGGACCAACGACCGCAGCCTGGTGATGACCAGCAGCTTCAGCAACCTGCTGCTGGCCGGCAGCGGCCTCCCGCCGCACAGCGACACGGTAACGGTGGCCGGACGCGCGGCGGCGGCCACGCAGACCTTGATCGATACCCATGCCGATGCACTGGCGGCGCTGGCACGGCGCGACCTCGGCATGGCCGTCTATCTGGGCAGCGGTGCGGCGCTGGGCGTGGCCCAGGAAAGCGCGCTGAAGATGCTGGAAATGACCGGCGGCCGCGTGCTCACCATGGCCGAGACCTTCCTCGGTCTGCGCCATGGCCCGATGTCCAGCGTGCGCGACAACACGCTGGTGGTGGCGTTCCTGTCGCCGGACCCGCTGGTGCGCGCCTACGAGCACGACCTGCTGCGGGAGTTGTCACGCAAGCAATTGGGCATGGCCAGGCTGATCATCGGCGAAGGCATCCCCGGCGAGCTGGTCGGCCCCGACGACGTGGCCATCGATCTGGCGCTGGGCGGCAGTGCAGTGTCGTCGATGCTGGCGCAGGTGGTCAGTGGGCAACTGCTGGCCTTCTTCCGCTGCCTGCATCTAGGCGGTACCCCCGACGCACCGGCGCAGGGCGTGCTCACCCGGGTCGTGGAAGGCTTCGTGCTGCACGGGGCGCGCGCATGA
- a CDS encoding carbohydrate kinase family protein, translating to MNAVAAGKRILVAGEVNVDLVFKGCRALPEPGQEVLAEDFATTPGSSSMICAMGLARLGDPVSFHGRLGIDSWGVFCLDALRDAGIDTTTMVPDPSLRTGVTVSLSTPQDRALVTFAGAIGELQESDISAAMLARADHLHVSSYYLQRALRPGCRELFARARAAGLSTSLDPGFDPAQQWGADIIEVLHDVDVFLPNQEELFAITAASDLSTALHALDNGRTRTVVKRGRDGCATLHEGKLLEIPACAVDALDSTGAGDSFDAGFLHAWLRDMPLRDCLRWGSACGSLSTRAVGGTPGQATAAEVEALMAQTP from the coding sequence ATGAACGCCGTGGCGGCCGGCAAACGCATCCTGGTCGCGGGCGAGGTCAACGTGGACCTCGTGTTCAAAGGTTGCCGCGCGCTGCCGGAGCCCGGTCAGGAGGTGCTGGCCGAGGACTTCGCGACTACCCCCGGCAGCTCGTCGATGATCTGCGCGATGGGGCTGGCGCGGCTGGGCGATCCGGTCAGCTTCCATGGCCGGCTGGGCATCGACAGCTGGGGCGTGTTCTGCCTCGATGCATTGCGCGATGCAGGCATCGACACGACCACCATGGTTCCGGACCCGTCCCTGCGCACTGGTGTCACCGTGTCGCTGTCCACGCCGCAGGACCGCGCGCTGGTCACCTTCGCAGGTGCCATCGGCGAGCTGCAGGAAAGCGATATAAGCGCGGCCATGCTGGCGCGTGCGGACCACCTTCACGTGTCCTCGTACTACCTGCAGCGTGCACTGCGGCCGGGTTGCCGCGAGCTGTTCGCGCGTGCCCGTGCGGCAGGGCTCAGCACCTCGCTGGATCCGGGTTTCGACCCGGCACAGCAGTGGGGCGCGGACATCATCGAGGTGCTGCATGACGTCGATGTGTTCCTGCCCAACCAGGAGGAACTGTTCGCGATCACGGCCGCGTCCGATCTGTCGACGGCGTTGCACGCGCTCGACAACGGCCGCACCCGCACCGTGGTCAAGCGCGGCCGCGACGGCTGCGCCACCCTGCACGAAGGGAAGTTGCTGGAGATCCCGGCCTGCGCGGTGGACGCGCTGGACAGCACCGGCGCCGGCGACTCCTTCGATGCCGGTTTCCTGCATGCATGGCTGCGCGACATGCCGTTGCGCGACTGCCTGCGCTGGGGCAGCGCCTGCGGCAGCCTGTCCACCCGCGCGGTCGGCGGTACGCCCGGCCAGGCCACGGCCGCCGAGGTCGAAGCCCTGATGGCGCAAACCCCATGA
- a CDS encoding 1-phosphofructokinase family hexose kinase encodes MITVAGFNTAIDRLIQIDTLTSGQVHRASAEQVYPGGKGVHVAQTMAALGERVQLVGLVDAAHRNLVGRRMSERGVLFHGVEVAGELRHCMALRERDGRMTEILGQGPQLSPDERDRLLRDFQRSVDESELVILSGSLPRGFAADTYAALVRLAQSAGKRCLVDASGELLHHALEARPFLIKPNRDEVQVLLGRDIDGIAAAVDALREIAARGVSMPVLSLGADGAVGLDGDGAWHASVELEQVRNAVGSGDCFLAGMAVALRRGQPMREALRLAVACGAANAMETETGYVHPDRVEHLLGRVQVRAWMH; translated from the coding sequence ATGATCACGGTCGCCGGCTTCAACACGGCGATCGACCGCCTGATCCAGATCGACACGCTCACGTCCGGTCAGGTCCATCGAGCCAGTGCGGAGCAGGTCTACCCCGGCGGCAAGGGCGTGCATGTGGCGCAGACGATGGCCGCGCTCGGCGAGCGTGTGCAGCTGGTCGGGCTGGTCGATGCCGCGCACCGCAACCTCGTCGGCCGGCGCATGAGCGAGCGTGGCGTGTTGTTCCACGGTGTCGAGGTGGCGGGCGAACTGCGTCACTGCATGGCTTTGCGCGAGCGCGACGGGCGCATGACCGAGATCCTGGGGCAGGGGCCTCAGCTCAGCCCCGACGAGCGCGACCGCCTGCTGCGCGATTTCCAGCGCAGTGTCGACGAAAGCGAACTGGTGATCCTGTCCGGCAGTCTGCCGCGCGGGTTTGCCGCCGATACCTATGCCGCGCTGGTGCGGCTGGCGCAGTCCGCCGGCAAGCGATGCCTGGTCGATGCCAGCGGGGAGCTGCTGCACCACGCACTGGAGGCTCGTCCATTCCTGATCAAGCCGAACCGCGATGAAGTACAGGTGCTGCTTGGTCGCGATATCGATGGCATCGCGGCGGCCGTCGATGCGCTGCGAGAGATCGCCGCGCGCGGCGTGTCGATGCCGGTGCTGAGCCTGGGCGCGGACGGTGCGGTCGGCCTCGACGGCGATGGCGCATGGCACGCCTCGGTCGAACTGGAGCAGGTACGCAACGCGGTGGGCTCGGGCGACTGCTTCCTGGCCGGCATGGCAGTGGCATTGCGCCGCGGCCAGCCGATGCGCGAGGCCCTGCGGCTGGCGGTTGCCTGTGGTGCGGCCAACGCAATGGAGACGGAAACCGGTTACGTGCATCCGGACCGGGTCGAGCACCTGCTCGGCCGGGTCCAGGTGAGGGCGTGGATGCACTGA
- a CDS encoding TonB-dependent receptor, translating into MRFGKNIPLRRTGLASALGLLLASTAAYGQSTTSSIYGHVPVQSGESVVVSNRAGLSRSIRVDSQGKYSASQLPVGTYSVSLMRDGKVVQHRDNVLLRVGVGVDVSFSEQAPAASAANATQLSGVTVTANSLPPIDVSSVDSRTVITADQLAKLPLGHTAEAAALLAPAAAAGAGGAASTTGEPLVSFGGSSATENAYYINGFNTTDPNLSQGGITLPYGSIDQEEVYTGGYSAQYGRSDGGVLNMIGKSGTNEWHFGGQLLYEPSALRSNQRDTYYANGLPPTPVAGRLYDPNSKNNHWTSVYDAYVGGPLIKNRLFFFASAEMTREQGNTVGSVNSGTDTHYKNTVPKWYAKVNWNITNNNLLELTGASEKLETSGSIYNYDYNNLGDGSFKALANNTKHGGDMWSAKFTSYITDKLTLTAMYGSMKTRSYSEPGNYDPNLTYITGYVSQNPALNGGTPITNNQTVSEITNPGMNFVTTNLRVALTYVMGDHTITAGIDNLKTAARDQDELTSGPGYYWSYGYTDHPNQPLVAGLGVGALDNYANGSSGYYVSKNIFNQGGNLFSSERAEYIEDQWQFNDRLLLSLGLRNDGFTNTNASAKAYMRQTKPQWAPRLGFSWDVFGDSTFKVYGNVGRYYLGSPIAPGDPANGYVSTQQYFTYSGIAADGTPTGLTQVSAPVSADGAYGQTPDPRTMTARSLKAMDQDEFILGFTKSAGKHWIYGAKITRRILRHVIDDYCDAQAVVNKAASEGITDVNNATCYYINPGQANTFAVQDPSGAFHNVTLSNADMGFPHAKRKYYGLETFIEHPFDGRWYGKIDYVFSRSYGNSEGQGQSNIRAIGGTQNVDWDFPAIMVNSNGPQGNDHTNQIKAYGYYQLSPAWLVSANLSLISGGPKYCLGLYGANPLNTATNDPVGYGSLYHWCNGMPSPPGATGRLPWTKQLDVGVHYRPAFAERKLAFSLDVFNVFNGQSALNLSPELYSNSTGTMNPLYGTPMVLQQPRYVRFGVTYDY; encoded by the coding sequence ATGAGATTCGGCAAGAACATTCCGCTGCGGCGTACCGGGCTGGCCTCGGCACTCGGTCTGTTGCTGGCATCGACCGCGGCCTATGGCCAGTCGACCACTAGCAGCATCTACGGTCATGTCCCTGTGCAGTCCGGCGAAAGTGTCGTGGTCAGCAACCGTGCCGGCCTGTCGCGCAGCATCCGTGTCGACAGCCAGGGCAAGTACAGCGCGTCGCAGCTTCCGGTCGGCACGTATTCGGTGAGCCTGATGCGTGACGGCAAGGTGGTGCAGCATCGCGACAATGTGCTGCTGCGTGTCGGCGTCGGTGTCGATGTCTCTTTCAGCGAGCAGGCGCCCGCGGCGAGTGCCGCGAACGCGACGCAGCTGTCGGGCGTGACGGTGACCGCCAACTCGCTGCCGCCGATCGACGTCAGCTCGGTGGACTCGCGTACGGTCATCACCGCCGACCAGTTGGCGAAGCTGCCATTGGGGCACACCGCGGAGGCGGCGGCTCTGCTGGCGCCGGCGGCCGCAGCAGGTGCCGGTGGCGCAGCCAGTACCACGGGAGAGCCGCTGGTCAGCTTCGGCGGTTCGTCGGCTACCGAGAACGCGTATTACATCAACGGCTTCAACACCACGGACCCCAACCTTTCGCAGGGCGGCATCACCTTGCCGTACGGGTCCATCGACCAGGAAGAGGTCTACACCGGCGGCTACAGCGCGCAGTACGGACGCAGCGACGGTGGCGTGCTCAACATGATCGGCAAGAGCGGCACCAACGAATGGCACTTCGGTGGGCAGCTGCTGTACGAGCCGTCGGCGCTGCGCTCCAACCAGCGCGATACCTATTATGCGAACGGCCTGCCGCCGACGCCGGTAGCCGGTCGGCTGTACGACCCCAACAGCAAGAACAACCACTGGACGTCGGTGTACGACGCCTATGTCGGCGGACCGCTGATCAAGAACCGGCTGTTCTTCTTCGCCTCGGCAGAGATGACGCGGGAGCAGGGCAACACGGTGGGCAGCGTGAACTCCGGCACCGACACCCACTACAAGAACACGGTTCCCAAGTGGTACGCCAAGGTCAACTGGAACATCACCAACAACAACCTGCTTGAGCTGACGGGTGCATCCGAGAAGTTGGAGACCAGCGGTTCGATCTACAACTACGACTACAACAACCTTGGCGACGGCAGCTTCAAGGCGCTGGCGAACAACACCAAGCACGGCGGCGACATGTGGTCGGCCAAGTTCACCAGCTACATCACCGACAAGCTGACGCTGACGGCGATGTACGGCAGCATGAAGACGCGCAGCTACAGCGAGCCGGGCAATTACGATCCCAACCTGACCTACATCACCGGCTATGTCTCGCAGAATCCCGCGCTGAACGGCGGCACGCCGATCACCAACAACCAGACCGTCAGCGAGATCACCAACCCGGGCATGAACTTCGTGACGACCAATCTGCGGGTCGCACTGACGTACGTGATGGGCGATCACACGATCACGGCGGGTATCGACAACCTGAAAACGGCAGCGAGGGACCAGGACGAGCTGACCTCCGGTCCGGGCTACTACTGGTCGTACGGCTATACCGACCATCCGAACCAGCCGCTGGTCGCCGGCCTGGGCGTGGGCGCGCTGGACAACTACGCCAACGGCTCGAGCGGCTATTACGTCAGCAAGAATATCTTCAATCAGGGCGGCAACCTGTTCTCGAGCGAGCGGGCCGAGTACATCGAGGACCAGTGGCAGTTCAACGACCGGCTGCTGCTCTCGCTGGGTCTGCGCAACGACGGCTTCACCAACACCAATGCCAGCGCAAAGGCCTATATGCGGCAGACGAAGCCGCAGTGGGCACCCCGTCTGGGCTTCAGCTGGGATGTGTTCGGCGACAGTACGTTCAAGGTCTACGGCAACGTCGGGCGCTACTATCTGGGCTCGCCGATTGCCCCGGGCGACCCTGCCAACGGCTATGTCTCGACCCAGCAGTACTTCACCTACAGCGGTATCGCCGCGGACGGTACGCCGACCGGCCTGACCCAGGTTTCCGCACCGGTGTCGGCCGACGGTGCCTACGGCCAGACGCCCGATCCACGCACCATGACGGCGCGCAGCCTCAAGGCGATGGACCAGGACGAGTTCATCCTCGGCTTCACCAAGTCGGCTGGCAAGCACTGGATCTACGGCGCCAAGATCACCCGTCGCATCCTGCGCCACGTGATCGACGACTACTGCGACGCGCAGGCGGTAGTGAACAAGGCGGCATCGGAAGGCATCACCGACGTCAACAATGCCACCTGCTATTACATCAATCCGGGGCAGGCCAATACCTTTGCCGTGCAGGACCCGAGTGGCGCGTTCCACAACGTGACGCTGAGCAATGCCGACATGGGCTTCCCGCATGCGAAGCGCAAGTACTACGGGCTGGAAACCTTCATCGAGCATCCGTTCGACGGACGCTGGTACGGCAAGATCGACTATGTGTTCTCGCGCAGCTACGGCAACAGCGAAGGCCAGGGCCAGTCCAACATCCGCGCGATCGGCGGTACCCAGAACGTCGACTGGGATTTCCCGGCGATCATGGTCAATTCGAACGGGCCGCAGGGCAACGACCACACGAATCAGATCAAGGCCTACGGCTACTACCAGCTCTCACCGGCATGGCTGGTCTCGGCCAACCTGAGCCTGATTTCGGGCGGGCCGAAATACTGCCTTGGCCTGTACGGTGCCAATCCGCTGAACACCGCCACCAACGATCCGGTCGGTTATGGCTCGCTCTATCACTGGTGCAACGGCATGCCGTCTCCGCCGGGGGCGACCGGCCGCCTGCCGTGGACCAAGCAGCTCGACGTGGGCGTTCATTACCGCCCGGCGTTCGCCGAGCGCAAGCTGGCCTTCAGTCTGGATGTGTTCAACGTGTTCAACGGCCAGTCCGCGCTGAATCTGTCGCCCGAGCTGTACTCAAACAGCACGGGCACGATGAACCCGCTGTACGGCACGCCGATGGTGCTGCAGCAGCCGCGTTACGTGAGGTTCGGCGTCACGTACGACTACTGA